Proteins from a single region of Kluyveromyces lactis strain NRRL Y-1140 chromosome C complete sequence:
- the SWS2 gene encoding mitochondrial 37S ribosomal protein uS13m (similar to uniprot|P53937 Saccharomyces cerevisiae YNL081C SWS2): protein MVVHILGKGFKGKEIIKIGLASKFYGIGLKTAEKICSKLGFYPWMRMHQLTEPQVMAITSELANMTIEGDARAIVKENIALKRSIGSYEGMRHALGLPVRGQRTRNNAKVARRLNKVDRRGYHTQTRSPILEQISNL from the coding sequence TAGGTAAAGGTTTCAAGGGTAAAGAAATTATTAAAATTGGTCTAGCCTCTAAATTCTATGGTATCGGTTTGAAGACAGCAGAAAAGATCTGTTCAAAGCTAGGTTTCTACCCATGGATGAGGATGCATCAGCTTACAGAGCCACAAGTAATGGCTATTACAAGTGAACTGGCTAATATGACAATTGAAGGTGATGCACGTGCTATTGTAAAGGAAAACATCGCTTTGAAGAGAAGCATTGGTTCTTATGAAGGTATGAGACATGCTCTAGGACTTCCAGTCCGTGGTCAACGCACGAGAAATAATGCAAAGGTGGCTAGAAGGTTAAATAAGGTTGATAGAAGGGGATACCATACACAAACAAGAAGTCCGATCTTAGAACAAATTTCGAATTTATGA
- the PMS1 gene encoding ATP-binding mismatch repair protein (similar to uniprot|P14242 Saccharomyces cerevisiae, YNL082W) translates to MGIQAIENADIHKITSGQVIVDLRSAIKELLENSLDAKADKIEIIFKNYGIESIECADNGVGISEDDLDNVGQKHRTSKISSFEDVSKVTSFGFRGEAIASLCQMGKVIITTTTKGPKAYKIVFNHSGTCNKIICSRNTGTTVLVSNLFDTLPVRKKDFIKNYKRQFNRSIDLIQSYAIIQTNVKISVSNVLPSGKKTLILSSIGKSDITRNLVSVFGSNAGKGLASIDVDLDLSNIRHTSILPENQKEENASEFQVKITGQISMVSFGCGRASKDRQYVYINKRPVDYPKVAKTINETYQSFNNVQYPSFVLDFRVGTKFLDLNVTPDKRTVSLHYEEYVLDALRESLQLFFQKQGFVVPKSETTSDNPFGPKRIKVEPLDASTLHNSENSKIISNGNHLRHPTIIKDEVHELPRLISPLRSPTLAKMKGESEQSELKSSTVETEDLDDGFDDKLHNHRESVHKDEISANNHLDYVAEDVNTGPHLLNPHEKEGDTKRLFVDSDLENTIESESNVISKELDESEDVDIDKNNLKVTPKGNHIQLGDFLHRRMSNVDIEKSPVEVDELVVQIDNNISTIPASQDRDNKLVFHPHTSHSGNDSCRHSHNHSPNESDYSDDDFENGTDIVFKNTVENESDLEQIKKQIEGSSSESLSLHQINNLVTSVRASLKIEAEKSQKVVCAIEIDKAIKHERLVNEIASIDDKEKAEHLLTLTVSKNDFQNMTIVGQFNLGFIIVTRCKEGAFDLFIVDQHASDEKYNFEMLQKNTVFKSQSLLSLKTLELSVIDELLVMEYKDVFSKNGFKLSIDQEEEPGQRIKLVSFPVSKNTMFTEYDFHELIQLIREHEGHDMSNIRCSKIRSMFAMRACRSSIMIGKPLSMRTMKKVVNNLSDLEKPWNCPHGRPTLRHLMELKDWDSFCDDYMI, encoded by the coding sequence ATGGGTATTCAGGCTATAGAAAATGCAGATATTCATAAGATTACTTCTGGCCAGGTGATCGTTGATTTGCGTAGTGCAATCAAAGAGCTACTAGAGAATAGTTTAGATGCGAAAGCTGATAAAATCGAAATCATATTCAAGAATTATGGTATTGAATCCATAGAATGCGCTGATAATGGGGTTGGTATTTCTGAGGATGATCTGGATAATGTTGGCCAGAAACATCGGACATCGAAAATTTCGTCTTTTGAGGACGTTTCCAAGGTCACGTCATTTGGATTTAGAGGTGAGGCTATAGCATCGTTATGTCAGATGGGAAAAGTTATTATTACAACAACTACTAAGGGACCTAAAGCTTACAAAATAGTTTTCAATCATTCAGGTACTTGCAATAAAATCATATGTTCAAGGAACACAGGAACTACTGTGTTAGTATCTAACCTTTTCGATACTTTACCCGTTAGGAAAAAAGACTTTAtaaagaattacaaaagaCAATTCAATCGAAGCATTGATCTCATTCAAAGCTATGCTATTATTCAGACAAACGTAAAAATATCTGTGAGCAATGTTTTACCTTCAGGAAAGAAAACTCTcatattatcatcaataGGGAAGTCTGATATTACTCGAAATTTAGTTTCTGTATTTGGATCCAATGCGGGGAAGGGGCTAGCTAGCATTGACGTGGACTTAGACCTTTCTAATATCAGACACACCTCAATACTTCCCGAAAATCAAAAGGAGGAAAATGCTTCCGAGTTTCAGGTCAAGATTACTGGTCAGATATCAATGGTCTCATTTGGTTGCGGCAGAGCAAGCAAAGACAGACAGTATGTTTACATTAATAAACGGCCAGTTGATTACCCTAAAGTCGCTAAAACTATTAATGAAACATACCAAAGCTTCAACAATGTTCAATATCCGTcgtttgttcttgattttcGAGTTGGCACCaaatttttggatttgaatGTAACTCCTGATAAACGAACAGTGAGTTTACATTATGAAGAGTATGTTCTTGACGCGTTGAGAGAATCacttcaattgtttttcCAGAAGCAAGGTTTCGTGGTACCCAAATCGGAAACAACATCCGATAATCCCTTTGGGCctaaaagaattaaagTTGAACCATTAGATGCCAGCACACTACACAATAGTGAAAATTCGAAAATTATTTCCAATGGTAATCACCTCCGGCATCCGACTattatcaaagatgaaGTGCATGAATTACCAAGGCTGATATCACCCTTGAGATCTCCAACTCTTGCCAAAATGAAGGGAGAGAGCGAACAGAGCGAACTGAAAAGCAGTACTGTCGAAACAGAAGACCTAGATGATGGATTTGACGATAAATTACACAATCATAGAGAGTCCGTGCATAAGGATGAGATTAGTGCGAATAATCATCTTGATTATGTTGCCGAAGATGTAAATACTGGTCCTCATTTGCTGAACCCGCATGAGAAGGAAGGGGACACAAAACGGCTTTTTGTTGACTCTGACCTGGAAAATACCATTGAGAGTGAATCGAATGTCATCAGTAAAGAATTAGATGAATCAGAGGATGTCGATATCGATAAAAATAACTTAAAAGTTACCCCCAAAGGAAACCATATCCAATTAGGTGATTTCTTACATAGAAGAATGTCAAAcgttgatattgaaaaatcgCCAGTTGAGGTAGATGAACTTGTCGTCCAGATAGACAACAATATATCGACAATACCTGCATCACAAGATCGTGATAATAAGCTAGTATTTCACCCACATACCAGCCATTCCGGCAATGATAGTTGCAGACATAGCCATAACCATAGTCCGAATGAATCGGACTACTCAGATGACgattttgaaaatggtacCGATATTGTTTTTAAGAATACTGTGGAGAACGAATCTgatttggaacaaatcaaGAAGCAAATAGAaggatcttcttcagaatcTCTATCTTTACACCAAATCAATAACTTAGTTACCTCTGTCCGTGCCTCCCTTAAGATAGAAGCTGAGAAATCGCAAAAAGTTGTTTGTGcgattgaaattgataaagCGATAAAGCACGAGAGATTAGTCAATGAAATTGCTTCGATCgatgataaagaaaaagcagAACATTTATTAACGTTGACCGTCTCCAAGAACGATTTTCAGAACATGACTATCGTTGGACAATTCAATCTAGGCTTCATAATAGTCACCAGATGCAAGGAAGGCGCATTTGATCTCTTCATAGTCGATCAACACGCTAGtgatgaaaaatacaatttTGAGATGTTGCAGAAGAATACCGTCTTTAAATCTCAATCTTTACTTTCACTAAAGACTTTAGAGCTAAGCGTGATTGATGAATTATTAGTGATGGAATATAAAGACGTTTTTAGTAAGAATGGCTTTAAATTAAGCAtagatcaagaagaagaacctgGCCAAAGAATTAAATTGGTGAGCTTCCCAGTATCTAAAAATACAATGTTTACTGAGTATGACTTTCACGAATTGATTCAACTCATTCGTGAGCATGAAGGCCATGATATGTCCAATATTAGATGCTCAAAGATTCGTTCCATGTTTGCCATGAGAGCTTGTAGAAGTAGTATCATGATAGGTAAGCCGTTAAGCATGCGCACAATGAAAAAGGTAGTCAATAATCTAAGCGACTTGGAAAAGCCTTGGAATTGCCCTCATGGTAGACCAACTCTGAGGCACCTTatggaattgaaagattgggACTCGTTCTGCGACGACTATATGATATAA
- the REV7 gene encoding Rev7p (similar to uniprot|P38927 Saccharomyces cerevisiae YIL139C REV7 Subunit of DNA polymerase zeta which is involved in DNA repair required for mutagenesis induced by DNA damage), producing MKFIEKWLPVYLKAWIQLIWYHRDIYPRETFSWTDYHAFNLPSHIPVNVNPELQKYLDELCDDILSKLKQLHYLNLYICECDDEDYVIERYCLDFGDINHLDKTEANTDQENLVFDEFRSSIYSLIAHLEKLPQLEPGKYTFDIVIETVEMSLGHMSNENLPRSKENVTNLERDWNWVKYKDPSNDFPSAGQSQERVKMYSLVGCDLNSLVFHQFAERLVPQDNNISTSIE from the coding sequence ATGAAGTTCATCGAAAAATGGCTTCCGGTTTATTTGAAAGCTTGGATTCAGCTTATCTGGTATCATAGAGACATTTACCCTAGAGAAACCTTTTCCTGGACAGATTATCACGCATTCAACTTACCTAGCCATATACCAGTGAATGTGAATCCTGAATTGCAAAAGTACTTAGATGAATTATGTGATGATATTCTCAGTAAGCTTAAACAATTACACTATTTGAATTTGTATATTTGTGAATGTGACGATGAGGACTATGTCATTGAAAGATACTGCCTTGATTTTGGGGACATCAACCATCTTGATAAGACAGAAGCTAACACCGATCAGGAAAACCTTGTATTTGACGAATTCAGATCATCGATATACTCTCTGATTGCGCATTTAGAGAAGCTTCCGCAACTAGAGCCAGGTAAATATACCTTTGACATTGTTATCGAAACGGTCGAAATGAGTTTGGGCCATATGTCAAATGAGAATTTACCTCGatcaaaggaaaatgtAACCAATTTAGAAAGAGATTGGAATTGGGTAAAGTACAAAGACCCGTCAAATGACTTTCCTAGTGCAGGACAATCACAGGAGAGAGTTAAGATGTATTCTTTAGTAGGATGtgatttgaattctttggTTTTCCATCAGTTTGCAGAACGACTTGTACCACAGGATAATAACATATCTACATCAATAGAATAA